CCTTCTCCGCAGCGCGCAACCGCTACAGGTTCTCCAACAACCATCAATCTCGATAAGGGAATCGATAACCCTTTCGTTATTTTCCAAATGACAGCTAACGTCGGATTCGTTTCGCCTCTTTCAATCTTTCCTAATGTTAATTTACTAACCCCTGTTTTTTGAGCTAATTCTTCTAAACTTAATTTTTGTTCATTTCGAATTTGTCTTAATAACTGACCTACTTGCTGAATGACTTCTTTCGTTTGCATATCTTCATATTCTTTCATCTATAACACCACCTTAAAATATAAAATAGTTTACTTTTTTAAACTTAAAGTATATTATACTATACATAATCATTGAATTTCGAAAGGAGTGCTATACTTCATGCGCGCAATTTTATTAGGCCTTTTATCATCAGCCTTTTTTTCTGCAACTTTTATTATAAATCGAGCGATGAATGTATCTGGAACGAGCTGGGCTTGGACAGCTTCCTTCCGTTTTTTATTTGCTCTCCCTATTTTATTCCTTATCGTTTTATTTCGCAAAAACTTAAGGGAGTTATGGGAAGAATTAAAGAAACATCCATTGGCTTGGATCGGGTGGGGTTCTGTTGCTGGTATTGGTTTCTATTCTTTATTAAGTTTTGCAGCTGTCTTTTCTCCAGCTTGGCTCGTTGCTGGAACTTGGCAAGTTACGATATTAGCAGGTTTACTACTATCACCACTATTTTTCGTTAAAATAGAAACAAAATCAGGTACGAAACTTGTACGCGGAAAAATTCCACTTCGTAGTTTATATGTCGCCTTATTTATTTTACTTGGTGTAATTTGTATGCAAGCAACTGCTGCAGGTCACATTACAATAACTCAGTTCATTTCAGGGTTTTTACCTGTCGTGTTAGCTGCTTTCTTATATCCGTTCGGTAATCGAAAAATGATGGAACTTGTTGGCGGGCGTCTTGATACATTCCAACGCGTATTAGGAATGG
This genomic window from Bacillus anthracis str. Vollum contains:
- a CDS encoding multidrug resistance efflux transporter family protein, with translation MRAILLGLLSSAFFSATFIINRAMNVSGTSWAWTASFRFLFALPILFLIVLFRKNLRELWEELKKHPLAWIGWGSVAGIGFYSLLSFAAVFSPAWLVAGTWQVTILAGLLLSPLFFVKIETKSGTKLVRGKIPLRSLYVALFILLGVICMQATAAGHITITQFISGFLPVVLAAFLYPFGNRKMMELVGGRLDTFQRVLGMAIGSLPITILLGIYGFSTTGIPTSSQMLQGFLLALCSGVIATMTFFFATDLAKDNLALLGAVEATQAGTMVFTMLGEIVFLNGSFPGGLSLLGMIIIMLGMVANSILNRSVPVVKQKKTA